Proteins co-encoded in one Maridesulfovibrio ferrireducens genomic window:
- a CDS encoding DUF3089 domain-containing protein, translating to MRYVLTAILFSFFSLCLVSPVLAVEGNTKKSQALLECIPACPDYSKNISWASKPVNPQKSVDVFYVYPTIYPKTSPKNMDIFDKTLRSDVQGLLKAQAGVFSGSANLFAPYYRQVTFACLDPKQDMMLNSYFRIGADDVHRAFDYYLNFLNNGRPFILAAHSQGSVVMLDLIRSRFKDPKLQNALVAAYLIGYSVTDEDLKNYPWIKPAQKADDTGVVISWNTQAPGATGSPVLRPGAICINPLTWTTDETPADKSLNLGAVFFDDFKGTIIREVPHYTGARVDKKIGALITTPPEKVEIGHFPKGVLHKFDYAFWYRNIEKNVQDRIKSYFKKQ from the coding sequence ATGCGATACGTCCTAACCGCCATTCTATTTTCATTTTTCAGTCTTTGTCTTGTTTCGCCCGTCTTGGCTGTGGAAGGTAATACTAAAAAATCGCAAGCTTTGCTCGAGTGCATACCGGCTTGTCCGGATTACAGCAAAAATATCAGTTGGGCATCAAAACCCGTGAATCCACAAAAATCAGTGGACGTTTTTTATGTGTATCCCACTATTTACCCCAAGACCTCCCCGAAAAATATGGATATTTTTGATAAAACATTGCGCTCAGATGTGCAGGGGTTACTCAAAGCACAGGCTGGTGTTTTTTCTGGTTCTGCTAATTTATTCGCTCCCTACTATCGTCAGGTGACTTTTGCCTGTCTTGATCCAAAGCAGGACATGATGCTTAATTCGTATTTCCGGATTGGAGCTGACGATGTGCATCGGGCTTTTGATTACTATCTAAATTTTCTGAATAATGGACGTCCCTTTATTCTGGCTGCACACAGTCAAGGTTCTGTGGTTATGCTCGACTTGATTCGAAGCAGGTTTAAAGATCCTAAACTGCAGAATGCGCTCGTTGCAGCTTATCTCATCGGTTATTCTGTTACGGATGAGGATTTGAAAAACTACCCGTGGATTAAGCCCGCTCAGAAGGCGGATGACACCGGCGTGGTCATCTCCTGGAATACCCAGGCCCCCGGCGCCACAGGTTCTCCGGTGCTGCGTCCCGGAGCTATTTGCATCAATCCATTGACTTGGACCACTGACGAAACTCCGGCTGATAAGAGCCTCAACTTGGGGGCCGTGTTCTTCGATGATTTCAAAGGTACAATTATACGGGAAGTTCCACATTACACTGGAGCACGTGTTGACAAGAAAATTGGCGCTTTGATCACCACTCCGCCGGAAAAAGTTGAGATTGGACATTTTCCCAAAGGCGTGTTGCATAAGTTTGATTATGCTTTCTGGTATCGAAATATTGAGAAAAATGTTCAGGATCGCATTAAGTCTTATTTCAAGAAGCAATAG
- a CDS encoding helix-turn-helix domain-containing protein, whose translation MIKPKTKKPGKDTEDIADALKQFMRLAQYEIPEVNEDSDELLPFDETFPEPTPAQLLRGARTRENMTQAELATAVGIHRNSISEMERGVRNISVDMAKRLGEVLNTSYKRFL comes from the coding sequence ATGATAAAACCGAAAACAAAAAAACCGGGAAAAGATACGGAAGATATAGCTGACGCTCTCAAGCAATTCATGCGGCTTGCACAATATGAAATACCGGAAGTAAATGAGGATAGCGATGAATTGTTGCCTTTCGATGAAACCTTTCCTGAACCTACTCCTGCTCAGCTTCTACGCGGAGCCAGAACCCGCGAAAACATGACTCAAGCTGAACTTGCAACAGCTGTCGGAATTCATAGAAACAGCATTTCTGAAATGGAAAGAGGCGTACGAAATATCAGCGTTGATATGGCTAAGCGTTTAGGAGAAGTTCTCAACACCTCTTACAAACGCTTTCTATAA